TGCGGGAACTCGATGCCACCCTCCTGCTTGTGAGTCACGACATCTTCTTCGTCCGGGCCCTGACCTGCCGGACCCTGGTCATGCATCAAGGGCAGATCATCGAAGATCTACCGACGGAATCGTTCCTGCAGGATCGGCGTCTCGGGAATCTCAACGGCCTCGCCTTTGCCTTCCGGCAGCGCGGCGGCGACGCCATCCGAGCCCTGCAACACGAACATGAGCACCATTATCCCCACCGCCATCTGCATTCTCATCCGCATCGGCACGGAGAGATCGTCCACGAACACCTGCATGAGCATGCCCACGAGCACCCCCATCGAATCGTCCACAGCCATCCCGGAGATGCGCAGGACCACGACCATCGGCCGCGCCGATTGCAAGCTCACGACCACCCGGACCATGATAACGATCCGGATCACCATCCGTAGTTATCATGATGAACCGGACGACGACGCAAACCGTACGACGACGCAAACCGGACGGCGCTGTAAGAAGTTCAAGATCAAGGCGCGCGAAATCCCGCGTCCTGAGGCGTACTGGTCGTACGCCGCAAGGACCGCGGGATGAGCGCAACGCAGATATTGGGCTTCTTACGGCGCCGTCATCGTTTGGGAATGATCATGTAGGTGGCCAACCCCTTGGCGATACGGTCGCCGGTTTCGGTGGTCACATCCACCTCGCCCAGCGCGGTCCTGCTGCCCTTCTGGACGATTCGGGCTTCGGCCAGGAGCGCACCTTGGACAAACGGTCTGAGATAATTGAGCTTCATCTCTATGGTCACCATGGTCTCGGTGCGTTCGATCAACCCGATCAAGGCCATGGCCACGGCTGCATCGGCGGCTGAAAAAATCGCGCCA
This Desulfatitalea tepidiphila DNA region includes the following protein-coding sequences:
- a CDS encoding PaaI family thioesterase, whose translation is MSYEELTPNFKRALMEKARTVNPYWHLLGMTLADVKKGWALVRLPFEKKLTHADGIAHGGAIFSAADAAVAMALIGLIERTETMVTIEMKLNYLRPFVQGALLAEARIVQKGSRTALGEVDVTTETGDRIAKGLATYMIIPKR